One genomic region from Argentina anserina chromosome 2, drPotAnse1.1, whole genome shotgun sequence encodes:
- the LOC126783164 gene encoding NADH dehydrogenase [ubiquinone] iron-sulfur protein 4, mitochondrial-like isoform X2, which translates to MASSLRHGFTKFRSPLFSGTRLISSESHTVVETTIPDIGIVSGIPEQHLKRRVVIYSPARTASQQGSGKVGKWKINFLSTQKWENPLMGWTSTGDPYANVGDAGLSFESEQAAKEFAEKHGWDYTVRSYSNSS; encoded by the exons ATGGCGAGCTCTCTACGACACGGGTTCACCAAATTCCGATCACCACTTTTCTCCGGGACCAGATTGATCTCGTCGGAATCTCACACGGTGGTGGAGACCACGATTCCCGATATCGGCATCGTCTCTGGAATCCCCGAACAGCATCTCAAAAGAAGG GTCGTAATATACTCTCCTGCTCGAACAGCATCACAACAAGGTTCTGGGAAAGTTGGGAAATGGAAAATTAATTTCCTTTCTACACAGAA ATGGGAAAATCCATTGATGGGTTGGACATCCACAGGTGATCCCTATGCCAATGTGGGTGATGCAGGACTGAGTTTTGAAAGTGAACAAGCTGCAAAGGAATTTGCTGAGAAACATGGCTGGGATTATACGGTTCGTTCGTACTCGAATTCTA